The segment AACGCTATCCACGCCGTGCTGACCGGCGCCGACGATCGGCTGGTCGTCGTCGTCGGACCCTGTTCGATCCACGACCCGATCGCTGCCGTCGACTATGCCAGCCGGCTGGTGGCGCTGCGCGAGAGCCTGTCGGACCGGCTGGAGATCGTGATGCGCGTGTATTTCGAGAAGCCGCGCACGACGGTTGGCTGGAAGGGCCTGATCAACGATCCCGACCTGGATGGCAGCTTCAACATCGACAAGGGTCTGCGGATGGCTCGCAACGTGCTCTCCGCGGTCAACAACCTTGGCCTTCCGGCGGCGACCGAATTCCTCGACATGGCAACCCCGCAATACATTGCCGACCTCGTCGCCTGGGGCGCGATCGGCGCGCGCACGACAGAAAGCCAGATTCATCGCGAACTTGCATCCGGCCTGTCCTGCCCGGTCGGCTTCAAGAACGGCACCGACGGCAATTTGCGGATCGCCGCCGAGGCGGTGAAATCCGCCGCCCAGCCGCATCATTTCATGGCGGTGACAAAGGGCGGGCGCAGCGCAATCGCAACGACCACCGGCAACGAGGATTGCCACGTCATCCTGCGCGGCGGCATTGTGCCGAACTATGACGCAGCGAGCATCGCTGCCGCCTGCGCGGAACTCGGCCGGATCGGCATAGCACCACGGCTGATGATCGACGTCAGCCACGCCAACAGCAACAAGAAGCCGGAGAACCAGCCGATGGTGGCGGCCGACGTCGCAGGCCAGGTCGCGGCAGGCGAAAAACGCATCATCGGCGTCATGATCGAGAGCAACCTCGTCGCTGGCCGGCAGGAGGTCATGCCTGGCAAGCCGCTCGCCTATGGCCAAAGCATCACTGATGGCTGCATCGACTGGACAACCACCGAAACGGTGCTGCACGGCCTTGCCGACGCCGTCGAGCAACGCCGGTCAGCGCGACGCGCCCTGATCGCCAGCCGTCCGGGAGCCGCCTGAGACAGCTGGCGCGTTGCCCCCTTCTCCCCTTGTGGGAGAAGGTGGATCGGCGCGTAGCGCCGAGACGGATGAGGGGTGCTGAACGGAACACTGCGTTTAAAATGTCGAATGATTTTAAGCTCTTATGACTTCAAGGCAGCGATCCGGCCAACACCCCTCATCCGACCGAGCTTCGCTCGGCCACCTTCTCCCACAGGGGGAGAAGGGGAGCCAACGCCGGCGTCACCTCACATCCACCCAGCGCTGCTCCTCGAAGGAACGCGCCATCGCATGCACGGTGCGCTCGATCTCAAGGCCTTCGTCGAAATCGATGATGCGCGCCGGCTTGCCGGCCAGCCGGATCAAAAGCTCGCGGCATTCGATGATCTTGAGGTCGTTGAAGCCGAGACCGTGGCCGGGCGCCGGCAGGAAGGCGTCGTAGGGCTTGTGGTGCGGCGCCACCAGGATGGTGCGAAAGCCTTGCTCGGTCGGACGGTCGGATGTCAGGTAGAGCTGGAACTCGTTCATCCGCTCCTGGTCGTACAGGATCGAGCCCTTCGAGCCGAAGATCTGAATGGCGATCCGGCCCTTGCGGCCCCAGGCCGAACGGTTGACTAGGAGAGTACCGGCAATGCCGTTTTCGAGATGCATCAGCACGCTGGCGATGTCGTAGGTCTCGACCGCGCGACGCCCGCCCGATGCGACGCGGCGATCGGAATAGGGTTTTGTCATGTCGCACATGACGCGAGCGACGCGGCCGAACAGCACAGAGAGCAGCGACAGCGGATGCACGGCGAAATCGTCGAGCGCGCCGTAACCGGACGCCGCCTCGTGTTTCCAGAAGAACAGCGCCTCCGGGTCGGCCATGAAATCCTCGTCCATCTCGATGCGCAGATGATTGACGTCGCCGATGATCTTCTCGTCGAGCAGGGCACCGATATGGCGGATCGCCGGATTCTGAATATAGTTGTAGCCGAGCGCCGCCACCCTGCCAGATTTCTTGGCCGCCGCCGCCATGGCCTGCGCCTCGGCAAAGCTCGGCGCCATCGGCTTTTCGCACCACAGATGCTTGCCGGCTTCGAGGATGGCGACGGCCATTTCCGGGTGGAACTGGTTCGGCGTGGTCAGCGATACGATATCGACGTCCGGATCGTCGACGATGGCGCGCCAGTCGCCGGAGCCCTTGGCGAAGCCGAACTCGGTCGCCCGGCGCTTGGCGAGGTCGTCATCGACCTCGCCAAGATGGACCAGCCTTGGCTTGGCCACGTCGGGAAAGACGGTGCCGACCGCGTTCCAGGCGATGGCGTGGCACTTGCCCATGAACCCCGTGCCGATAAGACCGACTCCGACCATTTCCTTGTCTCCGCTGCCAGAAAGGTTGTGTGGATGAATTAGTCCATTTTTGCCAGAAATGGAACGCATGGCTCATTTTTTATGGTCTTCTTGCACAGGCTCGCTATGATGGGGCATCACACGGCATCGACTGATGAACCTGGGCGGAGCGACTATGGACGAACGGGTGCCCCGCGATTTCGAGACGCTGCGTACGACGATCCTGGAACGGCGCCAGAGCCTGCCCAAGCGCATCGCGCAGATCGCCGCCTATGCGCTCGACAATCCCGACGATATTGCCTTCGGCACCGCCGCCAGCATCGCCGCCTCCGCCGGCGTCCAGCCTTCGACCTTGATCCGTTTCGCCCAGCAGCTCGGCTTCGACGGCTTCACCAGCCTGCAGCTGGTGTTTCGCGAACGCCTGCGCGAGCGCAATTCGTCCTATGATGAAAGGCTGGCGGCATTGCGCGCCAAGGCCGAGGAAGGCGCCGGTCACCGAGCAATTTTCGACGGCTTCGTCGCCGCGGCGAGCACCTCGCTCAACGATATTTCAGGCAGGTTGAACGAAGACCATTTCGAAGCTGCAATCGCCTTGCTGGCGAAGGCGGAGACCATTTATGTGCTGGCCAAGCGCCGCTCCTATCCGGTCGCCTCCTACATCGCTTATGCGCTGGGCAAGCTCAAGATCCGCAACCAGCTGATCGAATCGGCTGCCGGCCTCAACGCCGAGATGATCAGCTTTGCCTCGCCCAGGGATGCCGTCATCGCCATCAGTTTCTCGCCTTATGCTCCAGCGAGCATCGAGGAGGCGCGCCTCATCTCGGAGCAAGGCGTTCCGATCGTGGCGATCACCGACAGTTCCTTTTCCCCGCTCGCCCAGTTCGCCAAAGTCTGGTTCGAGGTCGCCGAGGCCGATTTCGCCGGCTTCCGCTCGCTGTCAGCGACGATGGCGCTGGCCATGGCGCTGACCGTTGCGGTTGGCGAAAAGCGGCGTGACACCGCCGGCAAGCGCAGGGCCTGACAGGCACCTTTTCGGCAAAGGAACGCACGTTCCATATTGACTAACGATTGGAATTATTATTTCATATTGCCGGCCACGGTGCCGCTCGTGCGTGTTACCCAAAACAATGTGTTACCAAGACAACAAGGCTGATGGGAGGTTCGAATGAGCGAAGCTGTGGACGCGAAACATGCGCCGCTCGACGTTATCACCATCGGCCGCGCCTCGGTCGATCTCTACGGCCAGCAGATCGGCTCGCGCCTGGAGGACATCACCTCCTTTGCCAAGTCGGTCGGCGGCTGTCCGGCCAACATTTCGGTCGGTACGGCGAGGCTCGGTCTGCGCTCGGCTCTGCTCACCCGCGTCGGCAACGAGCAGATGGGTCGCTTCATCCGCGAGCAGCTGACACGCGAGGGCGTCTCCGTCGCTGGCCTCAGGACGGACCCGGACCGGCTGACCGCGCTGGTGCTGCTGTCGGTCGAGGACGAAGGCGTCTCGCCGATGATCTTCTACCGCTCCGACTGCGCTGACATGGCGCTTTCGGAAGACGATATCGACGAAGCGTTCATCGCTTCGGCACGCGCCATCGTCGTTACCGGAACGCATTTTTCGCGGCCCAACAGCGACGCCGCGCAGCGCAAGGCGATCCGCACTATCAAGGCCAAGGGCGGCAAGGTGGTGTTCGACATCGACTACCGCCCCAATCTCTGGGGTCTTGCCGGCCATGCCGAAGGCTTCGAACGCTACGTGAAATCCGACCGGGTCTCCGCCCAGCTGAAGTCGGTACTGCCTGATTGCGACCTGATCGTCGGCACCGAAGAAGAGATCATGATCGCCTCCGGCACCGACGATTGCCTCAGCGCGTTGAAGACGATCCGCTCGCTGTCCAAGGCCACCATCGTCTTGAAGCGCGGCGCCATGGGCTGCATCGTCTATGACGGGCCGATCAGCGACGACCTCGAGGACGGCATTGTCGGCAGGGGCTTTCCGATCGAGGTCTACAATGTGCTCGGCGCCGGCGATGCCTTCATGTCCGGGTTCCTGCGCGGCTGGCTCGGCGGCGAAAGCCTGGAGACGGCGGCGACCTGGGCCAATGCCTGCGGCGCCTTCGCCGTGTCACGGCTGCTCTGCGCGCCGGAATACCCGACCTTCGAGGAATTGCAGTTCTTCCTGAAGAACGGCAGCAAGCATCTGGCGCTGCGCAAGGACGAGGCGATCAATCATATCCATTGGGCGACGACGCGCCGGCGCGATATTCCCTCGCTGATGGCGCTGGCCTGCGATCATCGCATCCAGCTGGATGATGTCGCCGCGAAAGCCGGCGCCGACCCGTCGCGCATCCATGATTTCAAGGTGCTGACGGTCAAGGCGGCGGCAAAGGTTGCCGCCGGCCGTGCCGGTTACGGCATGCTGCTCGACGAAAAATACGGCCGCGAGGCGATGTTCGAATTCGCCCGCCATCCTTTCGCCTGGCTTGGCCGGCCGGTCGAACTGCCGGGATCGCGGCCGCTTCGTTTCGAATTCTCGCAGGATATCGGCTCGCAACTGATCGAGTGGCCGGTCGACCATTGCATCAAATGCCTGTGCTTCTACCACCCCGACGACCCGGAGGCGCTGAAGACCGAGCAGCAGCAGAAGCTCAAAAGCCTGTTCGAGGCCGCGCGGAAAGTAGGCAGGGAACTTCTCATCGAGATCATCGCCGGCAAGCACGGTACGCTCGACGATACCACCATCCCGCGGGCGCTGGAGGAACTCTATGCGCTCGATATCAAGCCCGACTGGTGGAAGCTTGAACCGCAGGCCTCGGCCGGGGCCTGGGCAAAGATCGAAGCGGTTATCCTGAAGAACGATCCGTGGTGCCGCGGCGTTGTGCTGCTCGGCCTCGAAGCGCCACAGGACGAACTGGAAGCGGCCTTTGCCGCCACCGCCAAGGCACCCATCGTCAAGGGCTTCGCCGTCGGCCGCACCATCTTCATCAACGCGGCCGAACAATGGCTTTCCGGCAAGATGTCGGACGACGAGGCAGTGGCCGACATGGCGTCGCGCTTCGAAAAACTGACCGAGGCGTGGCTTGCCGCGCGCGGCCGCAAAGCAGCATAACAAGGCGCGGCATAAGCACTGCGGAGGAAAACAACATGACCAAGACAGTCCGCCTGACGATGGCGCAGGCGCTGACCCGCTTTCTCGGCTGCCAAATGACCGAGATCGACGGCACAAAAATGCCGATCTTCGGCGGCGTCTGGGCGATATTCGGCCATGGCAATGTCGCCGGCATCGGCGAGGCGCTTTATCAGGTGCGCGACGAATTGCCGACCTTCCGCGCCCACAACGAACAGGCGATGGCGCATGCGGCGATCGCCTATGCCAAGGCCAATTTCCGACGCCGGTTCATGGCGGCAACCAGCTCGATCGGCCCCGGCGCGCTCAACATGGTGACGGCGGCGGCACTTGCGCATGTAAACCGGTTGCCCGTCCTGTTTCTCCCCGGCGACGTCTTCGCCAATCGTATCCCCGATCCCGTGCTGCAGCAGGCCGAGGACTTTTCCGACGGTACGACGACGGTCAACGACTGCTTTAAGGCCGTGTCGCGCTATTTCGACCGCATCACCCGGCCCGAGCAGATCATCCCGGCGCTCAACCGTGCCATGCAGGTGCTGACCGATCCGGCCGAATGCGGACCAGTGACCTTGGCGCTCTGCCAGGACGTGCAGGCCGAGGCCTTTGATTACCCTGAGAGCTTCTTTGCCGAACGGGTCTGGCATCAGCGCCGGCCGCGTCCGGACCGCCAGGAGCTCGCGACCGCGGTGGCAGCACTGAAGGACGCGAAGAAGCCCTTGGTGATCGCCGGCGGCGGCGTGCTCTATTCGCAGGCGACCAGTGAACTGGCGAAGCTGGTGCAAGGCGCCGGCATCCCGGTCTGCGAGACGCAGGGCGGCAAATCCTCGCTGCCGGACGATCATCCGCTCAACATGGCGGCGGTCGGCGTCACCGGCACTTCGGCGGCCAACCGGCTGGCAGAAGAAGCCGACGTCGTGCTCGCCGTCGGCACCAGGCTGCAGGATTTCACCACCGGCTCGTGGGCGCTGTTCAAGAATTCCGGCAAGACCATCATCGGGCTGAACGTCCAGCCTTTCGATGCGGGCAAGCACCAGGCGCTGCCGCTGGTCGCCGATGCTGCGGAAGGGCTCGCCGAGCTCGGCGCGGCGCTGGACGGCTGGCAGGCGCCGGCCGCGTGGACCGACAATGCGGCCAGGGGCAAGAAAGAATGGCAGGCCGAAGCCGGCAAGGTGACGGCCTCGACCAATGCCGCCTACCCGTCCGACGCGCAGGTGATCGGCGCCGTGCAGCGCGCCATGGGCTCCGACGTGATATTGCTTCATGCTGCCGGTGGCCTGCCCGGCGAGTTGCACAAGCTCTGGCAGGCGGGCGCGCCCGGCTCCTACCACGCCGAATACGGCTTCTCGACCATGGGCTACGAGATCGCTGGCGGGCTTGGCGTCAAGATGGCCAAGCCCGACGAAGAGGTCGTCGTCATGATCGGCGACGGTTCCTATCTGATGCTCAATTCCGAGATCGCAACCTCGGTCATGCTCGGCCTCAAGCTGATCATCGTGCTGCTCGACAACAGAGGCTATGGCTGCATCAATAGGCTGCAGATGGCAACCGGCGGCGCCAACTTCAACAATCTGCTGAAGGACGCCCGCCACGAGATTTTGCCCGACATCGACTTCGCCGCGCATGCGGCAAGCCTCGGCGCCATCGCCGAGAAGGTTTCGTCGATCGCCGGGTTGGAAACGGCGCTGGCAAAGGCGAAAGACAATAGCAAGACGACGGTACTGGTCATCGACACCGACCCGCTGGTGTCGACCGATGTCGGCGGCCATTGGTGGGATGTCGCCGTGCCGGAAGTTTCTTCACGGCCGCAGGTCAACGCCGCACGCAAAGCCTATGAAGAAAAGCGGCGGACGCAGAGTGTTGGTGATTGATGTCGGCGAATGAAAATTGAACGATCTGACATTGGAGTGACGACGTGAAAGCCAAACTGGGCATGTCCCCCATTGCATGGTGGAACGACGATCTTGCGGAACTCAGCGATGACGTGTCGCTGGAGGAATGCCTGGCGCAATCGCGCTCGGCGGGCTTCACCGGCATGGAAATGGGCCGCCGTTTTCCCAGTGATCCGAGAATCATGCTGCCGATCCTGAAGGAGGCCGACGTGACGCTCTGCGGCGGCTGGTTCTCCGGCACACTGGTCGACGAAGACATGGCCAGGAATAAGGATCGCATCCAGCCGATGATCGATCTGTTCAAGGCGGTGGACGCGCCCTGCATCGTCTATGGCGAGGTCGGCCGCTCCATCCAGGGTGACCGCTCAAAGCCGCTCGCCACCAAGCCGAGGCTTTCGGAAGACGAGATGAAGACCTATGCGAGGCGCCTCACGCAGTTCGGCGAATGGTGCGCCGAGCAAGGCATGCCGCTCTCCTACCACCATCATATGGCGGCGGTCGTCGAGACCGAGCCGGAGCTCGATGCCTTCATGCGCCATTCTGGAGAAGGCATTCCACTGCTGCTCGATGCCGGCCATCTGGCTTTTGCTGGCGGTGACGTGCTGCGCGCCATCGACAATCATCACCGGCGCATCAATCATGTCCATGTGAAGGACGTGCGCATGGAGGTGATCGAAAAACTCGATCGCCAGAAGCAATCCTTCCTCGATGCCGTGGCGCTCGGCGCCTTCACGGTGCCGGGAGATGGCTCGCTGGATTTTGGTGCCATTGTGGAAAGACTGGCAAACTATGGCTATGAAGGCTGGTTCGTGGTCGAGGCCGAACAGGATCCCAAGAAGAATCCGCCGCTCAGGATGGCGCAAGTCGGTTACAAGGAATTGATGCGGGTGATGACGGCTGTCGGCTACACGGTTGAAACGCAGGGCTTCCCCAATGCATGAACGCAGTATTTTGGGCGACGGGCTGATCCGATGAAGGACTCCGAGCATCCGTTCTTCCGGCCTCTGTGGCGGCGCGTTGCCATCGTCGCCGTCTGTCTGGTCTGGTCCGTGGTCGAGTTTGCCACCGGCGCGCCGTTCTGGGGCACGATCGCGCTCGGCTTCGCCTTCTATGCCGTCTGGCAGTTCTTCTATCTCTACAAGCCGGCCGACGGCAGCAAGGGTTCGGCCGACACCGAACCAAAGGAATGAATCGCGATGTCGAAACTGCTCGTTAAAGCCGATAAGGGCCATGGCCGCGTCGCCCATGTGACGCCGCAAAATGCCGGCTGGACCTATGTCGGTTTCGATCTGCATCGATTGCGGCCCGGCGAGACCGTCTCCGGACAAACCGCGAGCCGTGAAGTCTGCCTGGTGTTCGTCACCGGCAAGGGCAAGGCCACGGCCGGCAGCAACGATCTTGGCCTGCTCGGCGAACGGATGTCGCCCTTCGAAGGCAAGCCGTGGTCGGTCTATGTGCCGCAGGGCTCTGACTGGTCGGTGACTGCCGACACCGATCTCGAACTCGCGGTCTGCTCGGCGCCGGGGCTTGGCGGCGGCCTGCCGGTCCGGGTCATTGCGCCGAAGGATCTCGGCCAGGAGGTTCGCGGCAAGGGCACCAACACGCGCTATGTCACCAACATCCTGCCGGAAGGCAAGCCGGCCGATTCATTGCTGGTGGTCGAGGTCATCACGCCTGGCGGCCACACGTCGAGCTATCCGCCGCACAAGCACGACCAGGACAATCTGCCGGCCGAATCCTATCTCGAGGAGACCTATTACCACCGCCTCAATCCGCCGCAGGGCTTTGCTTTCCAGCGCGTCTACACCGATGCCGACCGGAATGGCGCTCGTTCGGTCGACGAGGCGATGGCGATCGAGGACGGCGACGTCGTGCTCGTGCCCAAGGGTTATCACCCTTGCGCCGCGTGCCATGGCTACGATCTCTACTACCTCAACGTCATGGCCGGGCCGAAGCGGACGTGGAAATTCCACAACGCGCCCGAGCACGAATGGCTGATGAAGGCCTGAGGCGCCGCCCGTCCGGGTTGGCAAACTGGCCCAAAGCGAAAAATCGTCGGCTAATGACCCGCCTGAACAAGTTTGTTATCAGGAGCGATCATCAGCTTCGTCATTTCGTCATGCAAATCGCCTATGGCAGCGGGAGTTGACGAGGACTCTCGATGCGCTACGCTATCTATTTCACCCCCCGGCAGGACGAACCGCTGGCGCGGATCGCCGCCAATTGGCTTGCCCGCGACCCGTTCGGCGCCGCCACGCGGCCGGTAGAGGCCGTGGGCGAGCTGTCGGCGGCGGAAGTCGCCTTCCACACCGCTTCGGCACGCCGCTACGGCTTTCATGCGACACTGAAAGCGCCCTTCCGGCTGGCTTCGAACGAAACGGAAGCCGCGCTTCGCGCGGCACTGGACGATTTCGCCGAGACGACGCCGGTGGTGACGATCCCGCGGCTGGTCGTCAGCCAGATCGACGGCTTCTTCGCCCTGGTGCCGGAAGGACCGCTGCCGGCGCTCAACCGCTTCGCCGACGACGTTGTGCGCGACTTCGACCGTTTTCGCGCGCCGCTGAGCGAGGCTGAGATCGAACGGCGCAGCCCTGACTCGCTGAAGCCGGCTGAATTCCGCAATCTCTGCCAGTGGGGTTACCCCTATGTCTTCGAGACCTTTCGATTCCACATGACGCTGTCCGGCCGTGTCTCGTCACAGGAAAGCCCTCGTCTTCGCGCAGCAATCGACAGCCTGTTTGCGCAGGTCCTGCAACGGCCGGTGACGGTGGACGCAGTGACCCTGTTTGTCGAAACCGAACCTGGCGCCCCGTTCATGGTGCTTTCCCATCATGCGCTTGGGCGCCGCCCGGCGAGAAAAACTGCCTGAGAAACTATTTGTTTAACCGCTTTTGTGCGACGCCAACTCATCCCAATCGGTGATTCAATTGGCTGCAAAAGTTCCAAGGACTGCCTGAAATGACCGTCGAGACCGTTCTCAACAATGCCCGCATCGTGCTTGCCGACGAGATCGTCGAAGGCTCGATCGTGCTGCGCGACGGCTTGATCGCCGGGATCGATGCCGGCGCCGGCCGGAAGGGCGAGGACATGGCCGGCGATTTCATCATTCCCGGGCTGGTCGAGCTTCATACCGACCACCTGGAGGGTCACTACGCGCCGCGGCCGAAAGTGCGCTGGAACCCGATCGCCGCCGTTCTCGCCCACGACGCGCAGGTGGCGACCGCCGGCATCACCACCGTGCTCGATGCCTTGCGCGTCGGCATGGACGACGACGCCGACATGAATTCGGCCGACATGCGCAAGCTGGCCGACGCGATCGAGGACAGCGTCCAGCAGGACCGGCTGCGGGCCGACCATTTCATCCATCTGCGCTGCGAGGTTTCGGCGCCGGATTGCCTCGCCGCCTTCGCGCATTTCGACGGCGACGACAGGATCAAGCTGGCGTCACTGATGGACCATGCGCCGGGACAGCGCCAGTTCGTCGATTTGCAAACCTATGCCTATTACTACCAGCGCAAGCTGAAGCTGACGGATCGCGAATTCCAGCAATTCTGTGAGAAGCGGATGGCGGAGTCGGCGACGAATTCGGGGTCGAACCGCGCCTTCATCGCTGCTGCCTGCCATCAGCGCGGCATCGTGCTGGCCAGCCATGACGACGCCACGACCGGCCATGTCGACGAGGCGATCGAACAAGGCGTCCGCGTCGCCGAATTCCCGACCACCAAAGAGGCCGCAAAAGCTTCGAAAGCGGCAGGGCTCGGGGTGCTGATGGGCGCCCCTAACGTCATGCGCGGCGCCTCGCATTCGGGCAACGTTTCGGCCCGGACACTCGCCGGCGAAGGCTTGCTCGACATATTGTCGTCCGACTACATCCCCTTCAGCCTGATCCAGTCGGCCTTTTTCCTTGGCGACGTTGTCGACGGCATCTCCCTGCCGCAGGCGGTGGCGATGGTTTCGAAGAACCCGGCCGAGGCAGTCGGCCTCGCCGACCGTGGTGTCATCGAGCAGGGCCGGCGCGCCGATCTGGTTCGCGTCCGTCTTGACGATCATGTCCCGGTTGTCCGCACCGTCTGGCGGCAGGGACGTCGGGTCGCGTGATGGTGTCGGCGTCGATCGAGCGTGAATTGTCCGCCGCGGCGTTTCCGATCCGCGACGGCGTGTTCGTCGCCGTCGTCGGGCCGAGCGGCGCCGGCAAGGACACGGTGATCGGCTATGCCCGGGTGCTGTTTGCCGACGAAAGCCGGCTGGAGTTCGTGCGCCGGGTCATCACCCGGCCGAGCGACACGACGAGCGAGGATCACGACACGCTGGCCGATGCGGCTTTCGTCGGGGCCGAAGCGGACGGCGCCTTCGCCATCTCCTGGGAGGCGCATGGCTTGCGCTACGGCATCCCGGCTGAAGTCGACCGGTCGGTCGCCAATGGCCGCGTCGCCATCGCCAATGTCTCCCGCGCCATTATCCCGGCGCTGCGTGATCGCTATGCCAATCTGGCTGTCGTCGAGATCTCCGCGTCGCCGCAGATCCTGGCCGAGCGACTGGCGATGCGCGGCCGCGAGTCGCGTGGCGAGGTGCTGGCGCGGCTGGCGCGCAGCGCCAATGTGGCGCTGTCCGGGCCAGATGTCACCTCGATCGACAATAGCGGACAGCGCGAGGCGGCTGGCGAGCGTTTTGTCGAAGTGCTGCGCAGGGCGATGACGTTCTCCGACGGGGCGTAATCCGAGCCGCCTTTTGCCTTCTCCCCTTGTGGGAGAAGGTGGATCGGCGCGCAGCGCCGAGACGGTTGAGGGGTGTTGGGAGAAATGAGGCGTCGGCGTTCTCTGGAACACCCCTGCCATGAAAGTAATTTCAAACCCTGTTTCATTTCAAAGAGATAGCGGCTTGGGCCAAGGACTCGATTTTAGAGCCGACATACCAGAGAAAGCGGCCCGCGCACCTTTCATCTGCGATGGCGCCCGGTGCCGGGCGATGTGTCTCATCCGGCCGAGCTTCGCTCGGCCACCTTCTCCCACAAGGGGAGAAGGAAGAGGCGGAGCCGCTACTCCGCGGCTGCGCCAGCCGCGCCCTTGCGGGTTGCCTCCAGCATCAGCCGCCGCTCCCGGTACACGCCCCATTGCTGGTCGACCAGCACGCCGATCAAAATCACCCCGCCCATCACGGCGAAATTGAGCGAGGACGGGATGCCGAGCAGGTTGACGAGGTTTTGCAGTTCCTGCAGCAGAACCGTGCCCAGGATCACGCCGATCAGCGAGCCTTCGCCGCCACGCAGCGAGAAGCCGCCGAGCACGGCTGCAGCAATGGCGTAGAGTTCGTAGAACTGGCCGTGGCTGGCCGGTGAGATCGAGCGCGTGTACATGGCGAAATAGATCGCCGACAGCGCCGTCAGCACACCGCAGATGACGTAGGCCGCCATGACGACGCGGCCGGTGCGGATGCCCGAATATTTCGCCGCCTCCTCATTCTTGCCGATGGCGTAGAGGTAGCGGCCGAACACCGAACGGTGCAGCACTACCCACATCACGATGGCGATGACGATCAACGCGATGAAACTGTTCGGCACGCCATAGGAACGCCCCGCGGTCAGGAATTCGAGCTCCGGAAAGTTCTGTCCGAAGGCAAAGCCCGCCGTGCCGTCGGCCGTGTAGAACCGCGCCACGCCGCGATAGATCAACAGGCCGCACAGTGTCACCACAAAAGGCTGCAATTTGAGCCGCGTGATCAGCCAGCCATGTGCCAGCCCGATGATGCCGCCGAGCACGAGGATCAGCGGCAGCGCGACCGGCCATGCCATGCCGCGCGTGGCGATGAAATCGATGAACAGGACACCGAGCAGCGCGACCACCGAGCCGACCGACAATTCGATGCCGCCGGTGATGATGACGAAGGCCTGGCCGATCGCCAGGATGCCGAACAGCCCGATCAGGTTCGATGTGTTGGCGAGGTTGATCGGCAGCAGGAAGCGCGGGTTGATGATCGCCACCACCGCTCCCACCACAAGGATCAGGATCAGCAGGCCGAGATCTTTCTTGCTCATCGTCTTCTCCCCAA is part of the Mesorhizobium sp. L-2-11 genome and harbors:
- the iolE gene encoding myo-inosose-2 dehydratase, with amino-acid sequence MKAKLGMSPIAWWNDDLAELSDDVSLEECLAQSRSAGFTGMEMGRRFPSDPRIMLPILKEADVTLCGGWFSGTLVDEDMARNKDRIQPMIDLFKAVDAPCIVYGEVGRSIQGDRSKPLATKPRLSEDEMKTYARRLTQFGEWCAEQGMPLSYHHHMAAVVETEPELDAFMRHSGEGIPLLLDAGHLAFAGGDVLRAIDNHHRRINHVHVKDVRMEVIEKLDRQKQSFLDAVALGAFTVPGDGSLDFGAIVERLANYGYEGWFVVEAEQDPKKNPPLRMAQVGYKELMRVMTAVGYTVETQGFPNA
- a CDS encoding DUF3329 domain-containing protein: MKDSEHPFFRPLWRRVAIVAVCLVWSVVEFATGAPFWGTIALGFAFYAVWQFFYLYKPADGSKGSADTEPKE
- the iolB gene encoding 5-deoxy-glucuronate isomerase, whose protein sequence is MSKLLVKADKGHGRVAHVTPQNAGWTYVGFDLHRLRPGETVSGQTASREVCLVFVTGKGKATAGSNDLGLLGERMSPFEGKPWSVYVPQGSDWSVTADTDLELAVCSAPGLGGGLPVRVIAPKDLGQEVRGKGTNTRYVTNILPEGKPADSLLVVEVITPGGHTSSYPPHKHDQDNLPAESYLEETYYHRLNPPQGFAFQRVYTDADRNGARSVDEAMAIEDGDVVLVPKGYHPCAACHGYDLYYLNVMAGPKRTWKFHNAPEHEWLMKA
- a CDS encoding DUF1045 domain-containing protein translates to MRYAIYFTPRQDEPLARIAANWLARDPFGAATRPVEAVGELSAAEVAFHTASARRYGFHATLKAPFRLASNETEAALRAALDDFAETTPVVTIPRLVVSQIDGFFALVPEGPLPALNRFADDVVRDFDRFRAPLSEAEIERRSPDSLKPAEFRNLCQWGYPYVFETFRFHMTLSGRVSSQESPRLRAAIDSLFAQVLQRPVTVDAVTLFVETEPGAPFMVLSHHALGRRPARKTA
- a CDS encoding alpha-D-ribose 1-methylphosphonate 5-triphosphate diphosphatase, with translation MTVETVLNNARIVLADEIVEGSIVLRDGLIAGIDAGAGRKGEDMAGDFIIPGLVELHTDHLEGHYAPRPKVRWNPIAAVLAHDAQVATAGITTVLDALRVGMDDDADMNSADMRKLADAIEDSVQQDRLRADHFIHLRCEVSAPDCLAAFAHFDGDDRIKLASLMDHAPGQRQFVDLQTYAYYYQRKLKLTDREFQQFCEKRMAESATNSGSNRAFIAAACHQRGIVLASHDDATTGHVDEAIEQGVRVAEFPTTKEAAKASKAAGLGVLMGAPNVMRGASHSGNVSARTLAGEGLLDILSSDYIPFSLIQSAFFLGDVVDGISLPQAVAMVSKNPAEAVGLADRGVIEQGRRADLVRVRLDDHVPVVRTVWRQGRRVA
- the phnN gene encoding phosphonate metabolism protein/1,5-bisphosphokinase (PRPP-forming) PhnN codes for the protein MMVSASIERELSAAAFPIRDGVFVAVVGPSGAGKDTVIGYARVLFADESRLEFVRRVITRPSDTTSEDHDTLADAAFVGAEADGAFAISWEAHGLRYGIPAEVDRSVANGRVAIANVSRAIIPALRDRYANLAVVEISASPQILAERLAMRGRESRGEVLARLARSANVALSGPDVTSIDNSGQREAAGERFVEVLRRAMTFSDGA
- a CDS encoding ABC transporter permease; amino-acid sequence: MSKKDLGLLILILVVGAVVAIINPRFLLPINLANTSNLIGLFGILAIGQAFVIITGGIELSVGSVVALLGVLFIDFIATRGMAWPVALPLILVLGGIIGLAHGWLITRLKLQPFVVTLCGLLIYRGVARFYTADGTAGFAFGQNFPELEFLTAGRSYGVPNSFIALIVIAIVMWVVLHRSVFGRYLYAIGKNEEAAKYSGIRTGRVVMAAYVICGVLTALSAIYFAMYTRSISPASHGQFYELYAIAAAVLGGFSLRGGEGSLIGVILGTVLLQELQNLVNLLGIPSSLNFAVMGGVILIGVLVDQQWGVYRERRLMLEATRKGAAGAAAE